A region from the Aegilops tauschii subsp. strangulata cultivar AL8/78 chromosome 5, Aet v6.0, whole genome shotgun sequence genome encodes:
- the LOC109769122 gene encoding uncharacterized protein has protein sequence MSEDYRCSQPNEAILEQMVLRDIRDLLHSMGKDIKTYGLPELVDTNAFLGDECMEVREEREVGVDQEHIDLINSLNSEQLAGFNDIMDHIMNKRSQVFFLDAPGGTGKTYLFKALLAKVRSMGEIAIATATSGIAASILPGGRTAHSRFKIPIKLTDNSMCGFTKQSGTAELLKEAALIIWDEVAMTKRQAMEALDRSLQDIMGCALPFGGKIVVFGGDFRQVLLVVPKGARAQITDATIQRSYIWQTIHKINLTRNMRSQADPLFSEYLLRIGNGTEEGDDYVRLPEDIVIGHTDDETTVNRLIKEVFPSLSAIAKSGEYMSSRAILSTKNDYVDELNSKMIDMFPGQEKVYHSFDSIEDDYSNNYPIDFVNSLTPNGLPPHVLKVKVNCLVILLRNLDPHNGLCNGTRLMIRAFQDNAIDAEIVGGQHVGKRVFIPRIPLSPSEDISLSFKLKRKQFPIRLSFAMTINKAQGQTIPNVGIYLPEPVFSHGQLYVALSRGVSRRTTRILAKPNKQIDKSGKSTKNIVFIDVLEG, from the coding sequence ATGTCTGAGGATTACCGATGTTCCCAGCCCAACGAGGCAATACTTGAGCAGATGGTCCTTAGAGACATCAGGGATTTGTTGCATTCCATGGGGAAGGATATTAAAACCTATGGCCTTCCGGAGCTGGTTGATACAAATGCTTTTCTAGGCGATGAGTGCATGGAGGTTAGAGAGGAGAGGGAGGTCGGTGTGGACCAAGAACATATTGATCTTATCAACTCTTTAAACAGTGAGCAACTAGCTGGATTCAATGACATCATGGACCATATCATGAACAAAAGAAGCCAAGTCTTCTTTCTCGATGCTCCAGGAGGCACTGGGAAGACGTATTTGTTCAAGGCATTGCTTGCTAAGGTGCGTTCGATGGGTGAGATAGCCATTGCCACTGCTACATCAGGTATAGCAGCCTCGATATTACCTGGAGGGCGTACTGCACACTCTAGGTTCAAAATACCCATTAAACTCACCGACAACAGCATGTGTGGTTTCACAAAGCAAAGTGGTACGGCAGAATTGCTGAAAGAGGCGGCCTTGATAATTTGGGATGAAGTTGCCATGACAAAGCGTCAAGCCATGGAGGCGCTTGATAGGTCACTCCAAGACATAATGGGATGTGCTTTGCCGTTTGGGGGGAAGATTGTCGTTTTTGGTGGAGATTTTAGGCAGGTCCTTCTAGTGGTTCCAAAAGGGGCAAGAGCACAGATCACAGATGCTACAATACAGAGATCCTATATATGGCAGACGATTCATAAGATAAACCTTACACGTAACATGAGATCACAAGCTGACCCTTTGTTCTCTGAGTATCTCTTAAGGATTGGCAATGGAACCGAAGAAGGTGATGACTATGTGCGTCTCCCTGAGGACATTGTGATCGGTCATACTGATGATGAAACCACAGTCAATAGGCTAATCAAAGAAGTTTTCCCCTCTCTTAGTGCCATTGCTAAATCGGGAGAGTACATGAGCTCGCGTGCTATTCTTTCCACGAAGAATGACTATGTTGATGAGCTGAATTCCAAGATGATTGACATGTTTCCTGGCCAAGAGAAGGTATACCATAGCTTCGACTCTATTGAGGATGACTACTCGAACAATTACCCGATTGACTTTGTGAATTCGCTCACCCCAAATGGATTGCCACCACATGTGTTGAAAGTGAAGGTCAATTGCCTCGTCATTCTGCTACGGAACCTCGACCCTCACAatggcctctgcaatggaacaaGGCTAATGATTAGAGCCTTCCAAGATAATGCAATTGATGCAGAGATTGTTGGTGGGCAACATGTTGGGAAGAGGGTCTTTATACCGAGGATCCCTTTGTCGCCATCGGAGGACATCTCGCTTTCCTTCAAGCTTAAGAGGAAACAATTCCCCATCCGCCTAAGTTTTGCAATGACCATTAACAAGGCGCAGGGCCAGACCATCCCAAATGTTGGCATTTATCTTCCCGAGCCGGTGTTCTCCCATGGTCAGCTGTATGTTGCCTTGTCAAGGGGTGTATCAAGGCGGACGACGCGAATTTTGGCCAAGCCGAACAAACAAATTGATAAATCAGGAAAAAGCACCAAGAATATTGTCTTTATAGATGTTTTAGAGGGATGA